A section of the Oryza sativa Japonica Group chromosome 1, ASM3414082v1 genome encodes:
- the LOC136355698 gene encoding uncharacterized protein: MAGTSSSSNASTGGYSLMGYIKDIPTLKGDNYEEWKRELDLAFILGEVDWVLTTPCPIEPAEIFRGEKESDAEWQKRERDNASLIMSYDIEHAKWSSANKNCLAAVKNTIEPTILGSIPEYDTVSKYLESIKSQFSGSSKFYATQLIKQLVTERYHGGGVKDHILRMSNMASKLKQKDLGISDDFLVHLVLSSLPKNFDNLVVNYKISTENWNIEELISNCVQEEERHKETNGDSINLVKDNKEKSHRSPSSKEKQPQHLPQKQQFTVETRSVSTLQEKTFQERSS, translated from the exons atggctgGGACTTCCTCTTCATCCAACGCGTCAACCg gtggctactccttgatgggttacattaaagatattccgaccctgaaaggagataactacgaagaatggaaaagagaactcgaccttgcttttatcttgggagaggtggactgggtgttgactaccccatgtcctatagaacctgctgaaattttcagaggtgaaaaagagtcagatgctgaatggcaaaagagagagagggacaatgcttccctcatcatgtcgtatgacattgaGCATGCGAAATGGTCTTCAGCCAACAAGAATTGTTTGGCTGCGGTAAAGAACACGATTGAGCCAACCATATTGGGCTCAATCCCAGAGTATGACACTGTCTCTAAGTACCTCGAAAGTATAAAGAGCCAGTTTAGTGGTTCTTCAAAGTTTTATGCGACACAGCTGATAAAGCAGCTTGTTACAGAGaggtaccatggaggtggtgtaAAAGACCACATTCTTAGGATGAGCAATATGGCTTCCAAATTGAAGCAAAAAGATTTGGGCATCTcagatgactttctggtccatctggttTTGTCCTCATTGCCAAAGAACTTTGACAACCTTGTTGTCAACTACAAAATAAGTACAGAGAATTGGAATATTGAAGAGCTCATCtctaattgtgtgcaagaggaggaaAGACACAAAGAGACCAATGGTGACTCCATTAACCTTGTCAAAGATAACAAGGAAAAGAGCCACAGGTCACCCtcctcaaaagaaaaacagcctCAGCATCTGCCTCAGAAGCAACAGTTTACAGTTGAGACAAGATCAGTGTCTACATTGCAAGAAAAGACATTCCAAGAAAGATCATCCTGA
- the LOC4326048 gene encoding E3 ubiquitin-protein ligase SINA-like 10: MQHGEQSGAKKAAAWVVSPNGQVKREMAVEAARGEGAAAAAGAGEEEEEVQAGGMIAAAVGDGFEGVEISVRIDLAVLHCPLCLLPLKPPTYQCAAGHLACSSCHGDVPGKKCHTCGGGGGGGVYARCPGLDTFLRAAKILCPNDLFGCRSYVAYHDVAAHQRACPHAPCSCSEPRCDFLGSPPMLLAHLVADHSWPVSKVPYGEVLTIHVPESERRHLVVAGAAGGDDERVFVLSVGALGVARAVSVACVRANAAAGPRYRCKLWAHAPGGGAADFVHMDSAVASSAAAPGGEVAVDEEARFLTVPPCFLHLLDAGTSKEMLIRLSISIDIDIDMS; the protein is encoded by the exons ATGCAGCACGGCGAGCAGAGCGGCgccaagaaggcggcggcgtgggtggTGTCGCCCAACGGCCAAGTCAAGCGAGAAATGGCGGTggaagcggcgcgcggcgagggagCTGCTGcagccgccggagccggagaagaagaagaagaagtccaAGCCGGCGGGATGAtcgccgcggcggtgggcgacggCTTCGAGGGTGTGGAGATCAGCGTGCGGATCGACTTGGCCGTGCTCCACTGCCCCCTCTGCCTCCTCCCCCTCAAGCCCCCGACCTACCAG TGCGCGGCGGGGCACTTGGCGTGCAGCAGCTGCCATGGCGACGTCCCGGGCAAGAAGTGCCacacgtgcggcggcggcggcggcggcggcgtctacGCGCGATGCCCCGGGCTGGACACGTTCCTCCGCGCCGCCAAGATCCTGTGCCCCAACGACCTGTTCGGCTGCCGGAGCTATGTCGCCTACCACgacgtcgccgcccaccagcgcgcgtgcccgcaCGCGCCCTGCTCCTGCTCGGAGCCGCGCTGCGACTTCCTCGGCTCGCCGCCGATGCTCCTCGCCCACCTCGTCGCCGACCACTCGTGGCCCGTCAGCAAGGTCCCCTACGGCGAGGTCCTCACCATCCACGTGCCGGAGTCGGAGCGGCGCCACCTGGTCGTCGCGGGGGCCGCCGGGGGGGACGACGAGCGCGTGTTCGTCCTGTCCGTGGGCGCGCTCGGCGTGGCGAGGGCCGTCTCGGTGGCGTGCGTCAGGGCGAACGCCGCGGCGGGGCCGCGCTACCGCTGCAAGCTCTGGGCGCACgccccgggcggcggcgccgcggactTCGTCCACATGGACTCGGCGGTggcgagcagcgccgccgcgcccggtggcgaggtcgccgtcgacgaggaggCCAGGTTCCTGACGGTGCCGCCGTGCTTCCTCCACCTGCTCGACGCCGGAACGTCCAAGGAGATGCTCATCAGGCTCAGCATCAGCATTGACATTGACATTGACATGTCCTGA
- the LOC4326049 gene encoding uncharacterized protein isoform X2: MLGTWLAATAAARSPAAGATRAKASASASSTPALAPWRPSSRRPRSSAPTRRTAAGATSPTTPSTTTSARARTRRAHARSPAAASPALLEHLAAAHSCHVDKVEYGKALCLRVPASERRRRLLVGEEDKRVFLLAMAAVGAASAVTLVRVAASAETAARYRCKMWANAPAAAAAAVAGAASGKADMVMVDMEVASSGVAPGGVAVEEATFLAVPPKMLHGEHKEIILGICIDKKTS, encoded by the coding sequence ATGCTGGGCACATGGCTTGCAGCAACTGCCGCGGcaaggtcgccggcggccggtgcCACTCGTGCgaaggcgtcggcgtcggcgtcgtctaCGCCCGCTCTCGCGCCATGGAGGCCTTCGTCTCGTCGACCAAGATCCAGTGCCCCTACCAGGCGCACGGCTGCCGGAGCTACGTCACCTACTACGCCGTCGACGACcaccagcgcgcgtgcccgcaCGCGCCGTGCTCATGCCCGGAGCCCGGCTGCGGCTTCGCCGGCTCTCCTGGAACACCTCGCCGCGGCGCATTCCTGCCACGTGGACAAGGTCGAGTACGGCAAGGCCCTGTGTCTCCGCGTGCCGGCGtctgagcggcggcggcgcctgctcGTCGGGGAGGAGGACAAGCGCGTGTTCCtcctcgccatggccgcggTCGGCGCGGCCAGCGCGGTGACGTTGGTGCGCGTCGCGGCGagcgcggagacggcggcgcggtacAGGTGCAAGATGTGGGCgaacgcgccggcggcggcggcggcggcggtggcgggcgcggcgagcggcaagGCGGACATGGTCATGGTGGACATGGAGGTGGCGAGCAGCGGCGTGGCgcccggcggcgtcgccgtggaggaggcgacgtTCTTGGCCGTGCCACCCAAGATGCTGCACGGGGAGCACAAGGAGATCATTCTTGGCATTTGCATTGACAAGAAGACCTCCTGA
- the LOC4326049 gene encoding uncharacterized protein isoform X1 → MIAAAAVTGRPGKQEAGAMVVAPEPEAIAVRIDMAMLHCPICFLPLKPPIFQVPCLLLQCLMLHPFLVSWLHSYESFLSLSIDLCSAMLGTWLAATAAARSPAAGATRAKASASASSTPALAPWRPSSRRPRSSAPTRRTAAGATSPTTPSTTTSARARTRRAHARSPAAASPALLEHLAAAHSCHVDKVEYGKALCLRVPASERRRRLLVGEEDKRVFLLAMAAVGAASAVTLVRVAASAETAARYRCKMWANAPAAAAAAVAGAASGKADMVMVDMEVASSGVAPGGVAVEEATFLAVPPKMLHGEHKEIILGICIDKKTS, encoded by the coding sequence AtgatcgccgcggcggcggtgaccggcCGGCCGGGGAAACAAGAAGCAGGCGCGATGGTTGTGGCACCGGAGCCGGAGGCCATCGCCGTGAGGATCGACATGGCCATGCTTCACTGCCCCATCTGCTTTCTCCCCTTGAAGCCTCCAATCTTCCAGGTTCCTTGCTTGTTGCTGCAATGTCTGATGCTTCATCCATTTCTTGTTTCATGGTTGCATTCATATGAATCGTTTCTTTCTTTGTCCATCGATTTATGCAGTGCGATGCTGGGCACATGGCTTGCAGCAACTGCCGCGGcaaggtcgccggcggccggtgcCACTCGTGCgaaggcgtcggcgtcggcgtcgtctaCGCCCGCTCTCGCGCCATGGAGGCCTTCGTCTCGTCGACCAAGATCCAGTGCCCCTACCAGGCGCACGGCTGCCGGAGCTACGTCACCTACTACGCCGTCGACGACcaccagcgcgcgtgcccgcaCGCGCCGTGCTCATGCCCGGAGCCCGGCTGCGGCTTCGCCGGCTCTCCTGGAACACCTCGCCGCGGCGCATTCCTGCCACGTGGACAAGGTCGAGTACGGCAAGGCCCTGTGTCTCCGCGTGCCGGCGtctgagcggcggcggcgcctgctcGTCGGGGAGGAGGACAAGCGCGTGTTCCtcctcgccatggccgcggTCGGCGCGGCCAGCGCGGTGACGTTGGTGCGCGTCGCGGCGagcgcggagacggcggcgcggtacAGGTGCAAGATGTGGGCgaacgcgccggcggcggcggcggcggcggtggcgggcgcggcgagcggcaagGCGGACATGGTCATGGTGGACATGGAGGTGGCGAGCAGCGGCGTGGCgcccggcggcgtcgccgtggaggaggcgacgtTCTTGGCCGTGCCACCCAAGATGCTGCACGGGGAGCACAAGGAGATCATTCTTGGCATTTGCATTGACAAGAAGACCTCCTGA